In Homo sapiens chromosome 11, GRCh38.p14 Primary Assembly, one DNA window encodes the following:
- the MSANTD2 gene encoding myb/SANT-like DNA-binding domain-containing protein 2 isoform 2 (isoform 2 is encoded by transcript variant 7), whose translation MEDYSQEDWGNHSQDLHGYPTDQELDEIPVTKRTLKIKQESSEEAQKRDIMQNIVQILESVQLKWELFQSWTDFSRLHLSNKLAIFGIGYNTRWKEDIRYHYAEISSQVPLGKRLREYFNSEKPEGRIIMTRVQKMNWKNVYYKFLEITISEARCLELHMEIDWIPIAHSKPTGGNVVQYLLPGGIPKSPGLYAIGYEECIERPLSPHMEQSSLDPGKEGRVDLETLSAQASLQVEIEPTRIIYCYLGIAEVRTLQQCLFLHFQANTKTFSKDWVGINGFLSQNCIVDPGVSPKSIYIKFVEVERDFLSAGSLVECLEKAIGYPLKFNN comes from the exons ATGGAGGACTATTCACAGGAGGACTGGGGAAACCACAGTCAGGATCTCCATGGCTATCCAACAGATCAGGAATTGG ATGAAATACCTGTCACaaagagaacattaaaaataaaacaagagtctTCTGAAGAAGCACA GAAGAGAGACATCATGCAGAATATTGTACAGATTTTGGAATCGGTACAGTTGAAATGGGAACTTTTTCAGAGCTGGACAGACTTTTCAAGGCTCCATCTTTCTAATAAACTGGCCATTTTTGGAATTGGTTATAACACCCGTTGGAAAGAGGATATCCGTTACCATTATGCTGAGATCAGCTCCCAGGTGCCCCTTGGCAAGCGACTTCGGGAGTACTTCAACTCTGAGAAGCCTGAAGGACGGATCATTATGACCCGAGTGCAGAAAATGAACTGGAAAAATGTTTACTACAAATTTTTAGAGATCACTATTAGCGAAGCTAGGTGCTTGGAGCTGCACATGGAAATTGACTGGATACCCATTGCCCACTCCAAACCAACTGGTGGGAATGTTGTTCAATATTTATTGCCTGGGGGTATTCCTAAAAGCCCAGGCCTTTATGCCATTGGCTATGAAGAATGTATTGAGAGGCCCCTCTCACCACACATGGAGCAAAGTTCCCTGGACCCAGGAAAAGAGGGCCGGGTTGACCTGGAAACCCTTTCAGCACAAGCCTCATTACAGGTGGAAATAGAACCCACCCGAATTATCTATTGCTACCTCGGGATTGCTGAGGTCAGGACTCTACAGCAGtgcttatttttacatttccaagCGAATACCAAAACCTTCAGCAAAGATTGGGTTGGTATTAACGGGTTTTTGTCTCAGAACTGTATTGTGGATCCCGGAGTTTCCCCCAAATCCATCTACATCAAATTTGTAGAAGTAGAGAGGGATTTTCTTTCCGCAGGCTCTTTAGTTGAGTGCCTGGAAAAAGCCATTGGATACCCCTTAAAATTTAACAACTGA